The window GGAAGGTGCGGGTGCGGTTGTCGGCAAGGCCGGCATAGGACCAGATCGCTGCCCCCAGAAAGCCGAACACCAGCGCGGTGAGCGCGGTCATGATGGTGTGGCGGAGCGGCGGGGTCTGATCGGAGGATGACATAAGGGCTTCGGTGGTTTCCGTGGCAATCGGCAGCAGGGCCGCGAGTCTATTTCTTGTCGCGCATGCGTTCCAGTTCGGCCCGCGCTTCAAGTGCGACATCCTGCGCGCGGATCCAGTCGGCCGAGCCATAGGGCAGGTTCGCCTCGGCGGCCTGCGCGTTCTGGAGCGCCTCGGGATAGCGGCGGTTCATCACCAGCTGTTCGGCGCTGGCAAGGCGCGCGCGGGGAATATCGCCGTTGGCGGCATAGACCACGCCGAGCTGATACCACGCGAAGGGATTGTAGCGATCCTTCGACACGGCGGCACGCAGCACGCGCTCGGCCTCGGGGTAGTTGGCGGTGTTCTCGGTCGCGATCAGGGCATGGCCGAACAGGCCGGCGATCAGCGGATGGGCGCGCGAGAGCTCGGTCGCGCGGCGCAGCGGATCGAGCGCTTCCTTGGGCCGCCCGGATTCGAGCAGCACCTGGCCCTTCAATTCGAGGAAATAGGGATTGTCCGGCTCGGCCGCGAGCAGCGCGTCGGTCTCGGCCAGAGCGAGATCCATCCGCGCTTCCTTGTGATAGGCATAGGCGCGGGCATAGCGCGCGGGGATGCTGGTATCGCTCGCCGGGAAGAAGGCGAACGTGCGGCGCGGCTCGGCGAGATAGCCATAAAGCTTGGCCTTGGCGCGCAGGAAGCGTTCCTGCAGCGCGGGATCATCGGGCGCGTTCCACGCCGGGCTTTCGGCAAGCAGATTGCGCAGCGTCTGGATGCGGTCACCGGAGAGCGGGTGGGTGCGCATATAGGCGCTATCGTCCGACTGGCTGTAACCGCGGCGGATCTCATAATTGCGCAGCTTCTCGAAGAAGGTGATCATGCCGCGGCCGGAAATGCCTGCGCCCGCGAGATAGCGTGCACCGGCAAGGTCGGTGGCCGCTTCCTGATCGCGGTTGTAGGACAGGAAGCTGGCGAGCGCGGCCTGCTGACCCGCCATCAGCGCGCCCATCGCCGCATCGCCCGCTCCCGCCAGCGCCGCGCCGACGCCCAGCAGCAGCGAGAGGATGGTGATGCCCGTAGAGGCCTTGGTGCGCTCTTCGAAGCGGATGACATGGCCGGCGGTGATGTGGCCCAACTCGTGAGCGAGCACGCCCTGCACCTCGTTGGCGGTGTCGGCGGCGTTGATCAGTCCGGCGTGCACGTAAATCGCCTGCCCGCCCGCGACGAAGGCGTTGATCGAGCCATCATTGATCAGCACCAGCTCGACATTGCCGGGCTCCAGCTCGCTCGCCTCGATCAGCGGATTGGTCAGATCGTTCAGCAGCGCTTCGGTTTCGGCATCGCGCAACACCGATTGCGCCGCGACCGGCTGGACGACCATCAGCGTTCCGGCCAGCAGGGCCAGGCCTCGGGCAAACAGGGAACGGGCAGCGCGCATCGCGCACTTCCTACCGGACTCGCGGCTGAACGCAAACTGAAGGGAAGGGGGGAAGGCGTATGCCCCCCGCCCAATTACCCCACCAGCTTGCGCGCTGCGCGTTCCAGTTGGGCGATATCCTCGGGCAGTTCTGCGACCAGTTCCGCGCAGCCCACCTCGTCGCGGCGGATCAGCACCAGCGCGAATTCGGGGCCTGCACCGTCCAGCGCCTCCAGCGTGATCGCTTCGAGCTCGCGCAGCTTTTCGGCCAGCGCCTCGCGCACCGCCGAGGCATCCTCGATCGGCTTGCCCTGCTCCTCGCGGCGCAGGCGGCGTTCGGCCTTGACCACGGCCTTGAGCCCGCCCTCGGTCTGGCCGAGGAAGTCGGCAAGGCTGCCCTGCTCC is drawn from Erythrobacter sp. and contains these coding sequences:
- a CDS encoding M48 family metalloprotease, whose protein sequence is MRAARSLFARGLALLAGTLMVVQPVAAQSVLRDAETEALLNDLTNPLIEASELEPGNVELVLINDGSINAFVAGGQAIYVHAGLINAADTANEVQGVLAHELGHITAGHVIRFEERTKASTGITILSLLLGVGAALAGAGDAAMGALMAGQQAALASFLSYNRDQEAATDLAGARYLAGAGISGRGMITFFEKLRNYEIRRGYSQSDDSAYMRTHPLSGDRIQTLRNLLAESPAWNAPDDPALQERFLRAKAKLYGYLAEPRRTFAFFPASDTSIPARYARAYAYHKEARMDLALAETDALLAAEPDNPYFLELKGQVLLESGRPKEALDPLRRATELSRAHPLIAGLFGHALIATENTANYPEAERVLRAAVSKDRYNPFAWYQLGVVYAANGDIPRARLASAEQLVMNRRYPEALQNAQAAEANLPYGSADWIRAQDVALEARAELERMRDKK